A region of Pieris rapae chromosome 20, ilPieRapa1.1, whole genome shotgun sequence DNA encodes the following proteins:
- the LOC110996028 gene encoding proteasome inhibitor PI31 subunit, protein MASDPLFGWDLTFRTVEKDIKSKADIIVAFIHWNLTKRGFRNIGVGDERTLSGDEVKSEVLPTGWNDSENFKLRYIYDNKLYILHGLNTDGNLIVNLMRSEDLAVSNIAVKIEDTVKEMSGPIDKILPTHKDLMYNVKRDLLDTLTDRPTTTAHTQTTGDNSNHRRPSDDPLRVPPRPMPGATPDTRDLWELPPANLPNIGRSDLDPFAPAGGGMIFNPFGPRRDIENPGLGIPGGLPRGAVPPGARFDPFGPPGVGPLPGRRLPPPDADHLPPPGFNDNMFL, encoded by the exons ATGGCGTCTGATCCGTTGTTCGGTTGGGATTTAACTTTCAGAACTGTTGAGAAggatataaaaagtaaagcaGACATAATAGTTGCCTTTATTCATTGGAACTTGACCAAGAGAGGTTTCCGAAATATTGGTGTTGGTGATGAG CGTACACTTTCTGGAGATGAAGTAAAGAGTGAAGTTCTTCCTACTGGATGGAATGATAgtgaaaactttaaattacgctatatttatgataacaaattatatattttacatggaTTAAACACAGATGGCAATCTTATTGTCAATTTAATG AGGTCTGAGGATCTAGCTGTTTCCAATATTGCAGTTAAGATAGAGGATACTGTGAAAGAAATGAGTGGTCCTATAGACAAAATATTGCCAACTCACAAAGACttaatgtataatgtaaaGAGGGATTTGTTAGATACACTAACTGACAGACCCACAACTACAGCACACACTCAAACAACTGGTG ATAATTCAAACCACAGAAGGCCAAGTGATGATCCTCTTAGAGTACCTCCAAGACCAATGCCTGGTGCAACACCCGACACTCGTGATTTAtg ggAATTACCTCCAGCAAATTTACCAAACATTGGCAGATCGGATTTAGATCCATTTGCGCCAGCTGGGGGAGGCATGATCTTCAATCCGTTTGGACCTCGCAGGGATATTGAGAATCCGGGTCTAGGAATCCCTGGTGGCTTACccag GGGTGCAGTACCACCTGGCGCACGTTTCGATCCGTTTGGACCTCCTGGAGTCGGACCACTACCAGGTCGGAGACTCCCACCTCCAGATGCTGACCACCTTCCACCACCTGGATTTAATgacaatatgtttttgtag
- the LOC110996013 gene encoding protein tyrosine phosphatase type IVA 3 — MKQKDIRPAPSLIEYKSMRFLITDRPSDVTIQSYLQELRKHNVCTVVRVCEPSYDTAPLKAEGIEVRDLAYDDGTFPPANVVDDWFEILRDKAQNKPEAAVAVHCVAGLGRAPVMVAIALIELGMKYEEAVESIRDQRRGAINAKQLSYLEKYRPKSRLKKNGHKNSCCVQ; from the exons ATGAAGCAGAAGGATATCAGACCGGCGCCATCGCTCATCGAGTACAAGAGCATGCGCTTCCTCATTACCGACCGTCCATCTGACGTTACCATCCAGTCTTATTTGCAG GAACTGAGGAAGCATAACGTTTGCACGGTGGTGCGCGTCTGCGAGCCGAGTTACGACACGGCACCGTTGAAGGCCGAGGGCATCGAAGTGAGAGATCTCGCTTACGATGATGGCACCTTCCCTCCGGCTAATGTTGTGGACGATTGGTTCGAGATTTTGCGTGATAA GGCTCAGAACAAGCCAGAAGCGGCCGTGGCAGTTCATTGCGTGGCAGGATTGGGCCGTGCTCCGGTGATGGTTGCCATCGCGCTCATCGAGCTTGGAATGAAGTACGAGGAAGCTGTTGAGAGCATCAGAGA CCAACGTCGCGGCGCAATAAACGCGAAGCAACTCTCGTACTTGGAGAAGTACCGGCCCAAATCGCGCCTGAAGAAGAACGGCCATAAGAACTCGTGCTGCGTGCAGTGA